In one Lolium rigidum isolate FL_2022 chromosome 3, APGP_CSIRO_Lrig_0.1, whole genome shotgun sequence genomic region, the following are encoded:
- the LOC124694582 gene encoding galactinol synthase 1-like, whose amino-acid sequence MVPMVKQGVAAKEIRAAYVTFLAGSGDYWKGVVGLAKGLRAVNSAYPLVVAVLPDVPEAHRRALLDQGCLVRDVQPVYPPESRTKFAWAYYVINYSKLRIWELVEYDRMVYLDADVQVYENIDHLFDLEPGHLYAVRDCFCEGTWSEQCRDRVAFWPEPPPLYFNAGVFVHEPSLATAEALLDKLAVTEPTAFAEQDFLNTFFRNVYKPIPPAYNLLLAMLWRHPESVDLGKAKVVHYCAQGSKPWRFTGEEPNMDREDVEMLVKKWWNIYNDESLDYNTAGHPLGVALTEAGTVKHFPAPAAA is encoded by the exons ATGGTTCCGATGGTCAAGCAGGGCGTTGCGGCGAAGGAGATCAGGGCGGCGTACGTCACGTTCCTGGCCGGCTCCGGCGACTACTGGAAGGGCGTCGTGGGCCTCGCCAAGGGCCTCCGCGCCGTCAACTCAGCATACCCCCTAGTGGTGGCCGTGCTCCCCGACGTCCCCGAGGCCCACCGCCGGGCCCTGCTCGACCAGGGCTGCCTCGTCCGCGATGTCCAGCCCGTGTACCCCCCGGAGAGCCGCACCAAGTTCGCCTGGGCGTACTACGTCATCAACTACTCCAAGCTCCGCATCTGGGAGCTCGTCGAGTACGACAGGATGGTGTACCTGGACGCCGACGTCCAGGTGTACGAGAACATCGACCACCTGTTCGACCTGGAGCCGGGCCACCTGTACGCCGTCAGGGACTGCTTCTGCGAGGGGACCTGGAGCGAGCAGTGCCGGGACAGGGTCGCGTTctggccggagccgccgccgctctACTTCAACGCCGGCGTGTTCGTGCACGAGCCCAGCCTCGCCACCGCCGAGGCCCTCCTCGACAAGCTCGCCGTCACCGAACCGACCGCGTTCGCCGAGCAGGACTTCCTCAACACGTTCTTCAGGAACGTGTACAAGCCCATCCCGCCGGCGTACAACCTGCTGCTGGCCATGCTCTGGAGGCACCCCGAGAGCGTCGACCTCGGCAAGGCCAAGGTCGTGCACTACTGCGCCCAG GGTTCGAAGCCGTGGAGGTTCACCGGGGAGGAGCCAAACATGGACAGGGAGGACGTCGAGATGCTCGTCAAGAAGTGGTGGAACATCTACAACGACGAGAGCCTCGACTACAACACCGCCGGCCACCCTCTGGGAGTTGCTctgactgaggccggcaccgtcaAGCATTTCCCCGCGCCCGCCGCGGCGTAG
- the LOC124694581 gene encoding cyclin-dependent protein kinase inhibitor EL2-like, with amino-acid sequence MSASPEFYKPAAPPAYSPRILLAVTEPAADDSCYYACSTPTGAGISFAGDAATCPPAPRKPRPPPASACRKRLFAAGDVVTLRFDDLEAIFRPAPSPRFDGLATRASRNRGAILS; translated from the coding sequence ATGTCCGCCTCGCCGGAGTTCTACAAACCCGCGGCGCCGCCGGCCTACTCCCCGCGCATCCTGCTCGCCGTCACCGAGCCGGCCGCCGACGACTCGTGCTACTACGCGTGCAGCACGCCGACGGGCGCCGGGATCAGCTTCGCCGGGGACGCGGCCACCTGCCCGCCGGCGCCCAGGAAgccgcgcccgccgccggcgtCCGCCTGCCGGAAGCGCCTCTTCGCCGCCGGCGACGTCGTCACGCTCCGCTTCGACGACCTCGAGGCCATCTTCCGGCCGGCTCCGTCGCCGCGCTTCGACGGGCTCGCCACCCGTGCTAGTCGGAACCGTGGTGCCATCTTGAGCTGA
- the LOC124701185 gene encoding serine carboxypeptidase-like 14, whose translation MEVQLQAPRPRRLLFFLICFFSGLATCRSAVDAPPTLIDSLPGFDGALPFRLETGYVTVDEENGGELFYYFIESEGDPRRDPLLLWLPGGDRCTVLQALLLQLGPLRFVIEPYNGTTATAPRLHHHPYSWTKAASVLFLDSPVGAGFSFSQNPKGYDVGEVSSSLQVKTFLTKWFTEHPDYLANPFYVGGASHAGKFVPFIAQKISEDIEAGMTPTVNLKGYLVGNPGISEGNFYEWKVPYLHGVAVISDQLYESIMENCQGHYTNPTNALCARDLERFDDLFGQIEHAHILYKKCDSVPSGPIDPIIERKILTEETGVLKHQPTCPPLDCQSYGGYLSYYWSNNNITRESLGIKKGSKDEWVLCDENDMPYSSDIESSLKYHRNMTSKGYRVLVYSGDHDAIIPFLGTESWVRSLNYPILDEWRAWHLDGQSAGFTITYKNNLTFATVKGGGHSVPEYQPERGLAIFSRWISGEPL comes from the exons ATGGAGGTGCAACTGCAGGCCCCTCGGCCCCGGCGGCTGCTCTTCTTCCTCATATGCTTCTTCTCCGGTCTGGCCACATGCCGCTCCGCCGTGGACGCGCCTCCGACGCTCATCGACAGCCTTCCAGGGTTCGACGGCGCGCTCCCGTTCCGCCTGGAAACTGG GTACGTGACCGTGGACGAGGAGAACGGCGGCGAGCTCTTCTACTACTTCATCGAGTCGGAGGGCGACCCACGGCGCGACCCGCTCCTACTCTGGCTCCCCGGCGGCGACCGCTGCACCGTGCTCCAGGCGTTGCTGTTACAGCTGG GTCCGTTGAGGTTCGTCATCGAGCCTTACAATGGGACGACGGCCACCGCGCCGCGCCTTCACCACCATCCCTACTCCTGGACTAAGGCTGCCAGCGTTCTGTTCCTCGATTCGCCGGTCGGAGCCGGGTTTTCATTCTCCCAAAACCCCAAAGGATATGATGTTGGAGAGGTCTCTTCTTCACTGCAGGTTAAAACGTTCCTCACCAAG TGGTTCACAGAGCATCCAGATTACCTCGCAAATCCTTTTTATGTCGGAGGAGCCTCGCATGCGGGAAAATTCGTCCCATTCATCGCGCAGAAGATCTCAGAAG ATATTGAAGCTGGAATGACGCCAACAGTTAATCTGAAG GGTTATCTGGTAGGCAATCCGGGTATAAGTGAAGGCAATTTCTATGAATGGAAAGTGCCATATCTGCATGGAGTTGCAGTAATTTCAGATCAACTATACGAG TCGATAATGGAGAACTGTCAAGGGCATTATACCAACCCCACGAACGCGCTTTGCGCTCGAGATTTGGAAAGGTTTGACGAT CTGTTTGGCCAAATTGAACATGCACACATTTTGTACAAAAAGTGTGATAGTGTGCCTTCTGGACCAATTGACCCGATCATAGAAAGAAAGATCTTGACGGAGGAAACTGGAGTACTAAAACATCAACCAACTTGCCCTCCGTTGGATTGTCAA AGTTATGGTGGATACCTTTCATATTATTGGTCAAACAACAACATCACTAGGGAATCCCTTGGGATCAAGAAG GGGAGCAAGGACGAATGGGTGTTGTGCGACGAAAATGATATGCCTTATTCTTCGGACATAGAGAGTAGCCTAAAGTATCATCGTAATATGACATCAAAAGGTTATCGTGTCTTGGTAtatag TGGAGACCATGATGCCATTATACCATTTCTGGGTACAGAATCTTGGGTGAGATCACTCAATTATCCCATTTTGGATGAATGGAGGGCTTGGCATCTTGATGGACAGTCTGCTGG ATTCACTATAACATACAAAAATAACCTGACGTTTGCTACCGTGAAG GGTGGTGGACACAGTGTGCCGGAGTACCAACCAGAGAGAGGCCTCGCTATATTCAGTCGTTGGATTTCCGGTGAGCCCCTTTGA